From the genome of Opisthocomus hoazin isolate bOpiHoa1 chromosome 4, bOpiHoa1.hap1, whole genome shotgun sequence:
CTTTCCTGAGTTTCCTCAACTGTAATTCCATAATTGCTTTAAAACAATTCTGTAAAATCTCTTTAAAAGTTTGCTACCATAAAGTCTTGTCTACGGTGTATTTTAAGTTGTAGTCCTAAGGACTTCTTTTACAagggtccaaaaaaaaaaaatttttttttaaatccaaaagcTGACTGAATTCTGCATGTTTTGTGTGCAAGGCGACAGGCTGGTACAGGCTGGATGCGGGGCAAGCCCAGCTGCCGCGCCGAATAGCCCCGCTCGTCCGCGTTCTGGTGGGAGCCGACCCTCCGGTGTCTCCACgctgcggggcggcggtgggCTGGGGACTGCGGGGGAGAGGGGCCCACGGCTCTGCGTGACAGGCAGTGGGCAGCACTCGCCGTCCCGCACAGCCGGCCGCAGCCGCAGCTGAAGCCCCGGGACACCGGCGGCCATTGCTAGCAGGGTGCGTGAGGCTTTCACCCTCGGCAGGCGCATCCCTCTGCAGCCGTGCCCGTCGGCTCTGGGCAGGAGTGGGTGCCCGCCATCCCCATCGGCTCCAGGCAGGAGTGGGTGCCCACCATCTCCGTCGGCTCCGGGCAGGAGTGGGTGCCCGCCGTCCCCATCGGCTCCGGGCAGGAGTGGGTGCCCACTGTCCCCATCGGCTCTGGGCAGGAGTGGGTCCCCGCCGTCCCCATCGGCTCCAGGCAGGAGTGGGTGCCCGCCGTCCCCGTCGGCTCTGGGCAGGAGTGGGTGCCCACCGTCCCCATCGGCTCCGGGCAGGAGTGGGTGCCCGCCATCCCCATCGGCTCCGGGCAGGAGTGGGTGCCCACCATCCCCGTCGGCTCCGGGCAGGAGTGGGTCCCCGCCGTCCCCGTCGGCTCTGGGCAGGAGTGGGTGCCCACCGTCCCCATCGGCTCCGGGCAGGAGTGAGTCCCCGCTGTCCCCGTCGGCTCCGGGCTGGCTGAGTGGGGCGATGCTCGCAAAGGCAGGGGCTTCCACTGGGACTTCAGCAGCCGTTGAGAGTGTTTGCAGAAGGATTAAGCAAAACAAGCCGCTGGGTTTCTCCATCCCCCCATTTGTGGGGCCGAGTCgcttcatctctctttgtccatcTGGTATTTAGAGACCTGTATTTTAAGCCCGCTGGTCCCCTCAGGAGGGCATTGCCGGCTGGCCAAACATTCTGCGGTCGTCTGCGATGCCACGGGGACCTGGGCTGCactctcctcctccaccaagCCCTGCACAGCACAGGAGGAGCAGTGTGCACGCAGCAGGCACAGCTGTTGGCGTCGGGTGTCTGCTCAGCTTTATTTTGAGGTATTTAAACTTAGCAAACTGGCTTTTTTTAGGTCCATATGCACAGATCAGGTGGTCACCTGTGGCAATATGTTTATTCACAGATTCTAGCTGCTTTCAGGGAACAACCTTTTCTCAACATAATTAGGGCTATTTGCGTAGCTGCTCACAATTACCTCTCGGTTGACAAAAACCACCACAGACTCCCTCATTGAGCAATAACTCCTGGAGACACAAGGGTGAAAAGCCAGAGGCTTCTTGCTGTTGAGTGCCTCAAAGATTTTTATGAGCCTGCTGTAAATGGATGTTTACTTTCGAAGCGCTGCACACCTTGTACACTCTGCCATCCTAGTGGCTTTCCAACTAGCAGATTTACCCAGCAGTTCGACAGCTGTTAATATCCTTTAGCAGCTGTTAATATCCCAGCCTCCCTTGCCTCTGCCCGTAGGAATGAGACTGCAGATAGGTGTAGAAAAGCCTGATCCGGGCATGGATGTGCATTCAACTGGCAACACAGTGCGTCCTTTCAGCTCTGGCAAGCAGGCACAGGAGGAGGACTAGGGACAGCTTCTAGGAGAGGAGGAACGGGAAAGCCTTGGCACAAAGAAGAGTGGTGAAGCCTGAAAGGTTGGATGCCCTCCACAGAGGATCAGCTTTCATGTCTTGATGACCATGTTCCTTTCCTCGGTGCCTCTCCTTGCCCCAAGACCACAGTGCTCCGGTTTCTCTCTTCCTTGCCCCTCCACTGCGCCATTTCTTGCCTTCTTTGCCCCTTGACACTCGCACAGGCCTCCCAGGCTCCGTCCGTGGGGGCAGCTGCTCCCTCACCCGCGCTCGCCGGCCCCGCTCTTTCCCACCAAGGTTCTCCCTCCACCTGCCTGGCTTGTCCCTCCCTCGCAACGGGCCTGGGGCATCAGGGGATAAAGGGTTGGTGTGCTTTGAAAGGCAACTCATCAGAGCCAAGAGGATGGGGAGCAGACACAAGAATTCACCTCTCCAGGGACGTGACTGCTTGctttgaacaaaaaataaaagaatcttCGGGTCTGGGGGATATGCTTAGTCCCTTCTCATCACCAGACCGTTTGGGTTTGATGAGAAGAACATGCCGCCACTTGGGAATGATGAATTTGCATCTCTTACAGAGAGAATTTCAGCCAGAGACGTTTTCGTAGGTCCAGAAGGAATGTGCGATTCATCAACACATGTAACAACGCGTGTAAGAACTTTCCTAAGAAACTCTGTAATACTATTTTAGGATTTTATTATGCTAGGATTTTAGGAGTGATGCAAGAATCAGGAGCTTACACATCTTTGGTAGAAACTTTGCATTCCCAGCACATATGTCATTGCTGCCTGACGCACCCAGAGATTTGGGTGTCCAGGGAGCACCGAGCCAGGGCTGGAGTGTTCGATCACCTGCAGCCACCACATCACCCCAGCCAGAGCCGTTCCTGCGTTCATCTTGCGCTGCCATAAATACAATTACTTTAACAGGGAAATAAGAAATGTGAAAGACACAAAAGCTGCTTATAAACAGCTCCCCTCCCTTCCTAAAAATGTTATTAACTGTTTCACAATGTAATATCAAGTGGGATGTTCACACTCAAAGAATTGctgtcaacagcttgatgtccaaggagagaccagtgacgagtggtgttcctcagcggCAGCACTGGGACCAGCCCTgtgtaacatctttgttggtgacgtggacagtgggatcgagagcaccctcagcaagtttgccgatgacaccaagctgagtggtgtggttgagacgctggagagaagggatgccatccggagggacctgggcaggctggagaggtgggcctgtgtgaacctcatgaggttcaacaaggccaagggcaaggtcctgcccatgggtcagggtaatcccaagcAGAGTTACAGGCTGGGGAcaaagggactgagagcagctctgagcagaagggctcaggggtgctggttgacgagaagctcaacatcacccagcaacgtgcgctggcagcccagaggccaacggtgccctgggctgcatccccagcagcgtgggcagcagggtgaggaggggggattctgcctctctgccctggtctgctgagaccccccgggagtcctgtgtcccgctccggagccctcagcacagggcagacctggagctgtgggagcggggccagaggaggccccagcaatgatgcgagggctggaacccctctgctgggagggaaggctgggagagctggggctggtcagcctggggaggagaaggctgcggggagacccgagagcagctgcctgtgcctggaggggctgcgagagagctggagaggggctgggacaagggctttgagtgacaggacaagggtaaGCAGCCATGCAGAAACCTCCCTTGTATTTCAtgtcccctcctgccctggcagTAATGGTTGAAATATCCATTCCAGTCTGCTAAGGCAAAACGCAgatctttttattctttcttctgcCTTAAAGAGGACTGCTTCGAGAGCAACCAGACTGTTTTTGTACCAGCTCCGCACTGAAATTTAAACACTTCCGAGATCTACTagtaacatttttctgaaatatcaCAGGCTAAGTCCTGGAGGAAGACGAAATGGAGCTGACTGCAGGCAGAATTACAGACAGTGCTATTCACCATGGCCTTTTCTAATAGGCTgtatcaaacaaacaaaatcctgtCATCATTTTTACACCTTTTTTGCCATGTTACGTGCACGTCTCGCACAATTTATGTTTCATCATTGTCCCTGCTGATAACCAGTCTCATCTGCTACCACGCCATTGTAAAACAGTGAACAACAGAAGGGTTTGAAAAACGGTTGTTGTCGACTTTACCATGCCAGGTGCCTGGGGAGGAGCGAGACCGCATTAGAGCTCAGAATTCACTCCTGAAGAGCTCCTTTCTCACGTTTCTCCCTTGCCCTGCGTACCCGCTGTGCAGGAGTCCCCACGAGACTCGCACTTTGGGACCGGGGCAGCTTGGATCCCATCGCCGTCGCTGCCGCGGTGAAGGGTGCACCCACACGTGTGTCGCACAGATGAGACTTTGCACGAGAAGAGACATGGGAAGGTTAACTCCGGCAGTCTCTTCGGTGTTTCACCGCTGTCTGCACtccccacattttttttctgtaagttgcCAGCATGTGGTTTCAGTGCGGCAGCTCTTCAGCTTTAGTCCTTCCTCCCGccctaaataatttcatttctggGATTCCAACCAGGCCATCATACTGAATGGATTATTAAACTGACTTGCTCTTcaggctgggcaggaagagcGTTGCCCCTGTAAGGGCTCACAGTGGTTGGTGCGACATTACCCTGGGTCTGTGCGAGTGTTGGTAGCAGAACTTGGCCCCAGCGGGTGCTGAGCTATCGAGTCATCTGCAATAAgagtctcattttcagagcagtgcaaTTTTCTCCACAACGACGTTATCTTTGTTCCTCAGTttctggcagcagagctgctcacaCATGCTATTAGCAGATGGCAGAAGACGTACATGGAATTTGCTCTCAGAACATTTCTTCCATTCTTCCTCCCAGACTGCAGAAGTGCAAATTCAAGCTAAAAGCATGTACTGGCTACAGCCCTTCTCCAAGCAGGGCTACACACAGTTAAAAGCGGGCTCCAGGAGAAACCTCTCAAGCATTTCAGTCTCTCTGCCATAGTTGAGCTGCTCAGCGCATACCCGTTCGTCAGAAATGCAGGGAGCGCGCTCCTGTGAAGCCACGCTCCTCGGTGCCGTGCGTCGGCCCCTTTTTGGGGTCAGCTGTTCCCAAGCAGCAGGCGTTGCGGGAAGGCAGACAGCCTCCACCAGCCTCCCCAGCAAGCCGAGGCGCCCGGCTGTGGCCCACAGCTAACGGCTGTAGGCTCGGCAGAGCTCGCTGCCCTTGGTGTAGACCAAGATGAACAGGTAAATTTAAGGATCAGGTGAATAAATTGCCAGAACAGGCCTGAATTCAGGAGCACGGACGTGCGTGCATTGTTCAGCCTCCAAGAGGAGGAGGCACGAGCCTGACGAACTCCACATCGTCCCATATTGACACTGCTGTCAGCTGAAATGGAGCCGGCCTTGCGTGGGGCTGCTGCCGAGGggctctgggagctgctgctgtaaCCGTGCGCTCGACCGCTCGCCTCCAGCCTGCATGTCTTGGCCAGGTACCAATGCCATGCCCTGGAGCACAAGCCCACTCGTCCGTGGTAAACAGTGGTTCAGATCCCCAAAGGGAAAGGTTTCAGCCATAAATCAGACACACGCTGCAGACACAGCGGGACACCATCAAAACGTGTCTTCAGATCGAAGGCCTGCTCGGGCAGAACAGGCTACGATGGCCAGGGATGCTGGAAGCCACCACTGCTTTACAAAGCAAGGTTGAAAGACTCGAGTACTCAAAAGTTCTGATTGATACCTGTCTGGATTTCGAGTTTCAATTTTCAAGCCACTACCTCAAGTGtaaaatctgtttgtttttttgtttgttggtttgtttttcttttcacaggGATACTTGGTCAAATAATTAAAACATGCTTCAGTGGTACAATTTTCATGTCGATGCTCTTGCCTTTCTAGCCCGTCTcagaggatttgttccttttgttAGACAGCGCAGACAGAAGGGGTACCGACTACTTGCTTTTGTTCATGAAAGTCTTTAAGTTCcaagattatttaaaataatttgcttccATACAAACGTACTTCCTATTGCGCTGTGCTCTCTCCTCAAAGATGGAAATCCAATTCCCCAGTTTCAGGAAGCCTTCAAGTTTCAGGTGCTGCTGTTTTCACAGGGTACGAAGGCCCACCTCCCTGTGCACCCACGCGATGCTGCTGGTGGTtcggagcagaggggcagcacGTAAAGCGCTGCTGTGTGTCTCTGCCAGTGCTGAACTATTCAAGTCATACTTCTATGTGCACCTGGTGATACCTTCTACTGAAAAGAGTACACGGTAGAGGCACTTTTGTGCCAACCATGGaatttatttccttaaaaaagtattttccctaAAGCCTAATAGAGATTGCAGCCCTAGATAACTCACTTGCTTTGTTCCAGTGTCAGCAGCATGCAGTGGAAAGAGCTGAAACGACTGCAGAGAGGGCACGGCCAGCCCCTGGCATGAGCACTGGTGGCCGGACAGGCAAATGATCTCCTGTGCGCAGGGCAACCAtctacagaaggaaagaaaagacattgggggaaaacagaatttttgttatatttttgttgtacttggggaaaaaaaaagaatttgtcaTCTGGCTAAGAAAGCTAAGTACAATGTATTCTACGATTGCTACCTGACTCTACGAAACTTATATTGAGCGCTGCTGACACCCCACATCTCTCCTACGCTTTCTTTTGAGATTTAAAGACAAGAGGCTACTTCAAGTTGGCTACATTTATTTGCCCTTTCCTTCCCTTGAAGCAAACATAACCAGTAGAATTCCCTGGTGCATTTCTCTCCTTTCTGaggtttcttttctcatttgccCTCCTCCATATAATCAGACCCCTTTTCACACATGGGTGAACCTAGAAAGCCATTAAGAGTGGGAACCACGTGAACCAGTTCAGCGAACATCAGGTAATTGTGCCTTAGAGGCCTTTTTGAAGGTCAAATATTTCTGGGTAATTTTTCCAGTTACTTTCTTTGTTAAATGAAAACccactgaaaacaggaaaagcagaaggtgGCTTTGCAAAGTCTCTAACTCACTGGCCCCGTGAATCCACCTGCCCGTATCCCTGCAGGCTTTGCTTCTCCGTTTTCTGCCCAAGACACCCATAGTCACGAGTCACCTGCTTGTGCAAAATGTGTATCATTCACTGCTGCCCTGAGAATGGCTGAGATTTTAAAACCCACTTCTCAGTAGATGCTTACACTTCTAAGTCACTTCCAAGCTTTTGCCAAAAAAGGCTTACTTTACGTTTGCGTCACGATATGAAAAACAATCTAAAACTGACCTCTGAAACACACAGACTGAGCAACCGGCACCCCAGAGTGCTTGTGAACCTGGCAACCCGCCATCGCTCTCTGCGCAGTTTCTCCCATGTCCAGCGTGACAGGTGAGTTCACACTTCAGCTTTTCCTCCCAGGCACTGTAAATTTAGGTATTACCAATAAACTTTGTGAtaataaataagaaattaaaacatcGATTTAAATGAACTGACAAGTGTTACAGCCACAAGACGGTCACATAATCCCAACTTTCACACAAAACTAGACAAGAACATCAAACAAATTTAAAGAAACGTTATGATGTTCTTTAACATGTACAATCTCAACTAGAGAAGTAAATAGATTTGTTGTATACCAAGAATGCAAGCACAGAGGAACTTTGCTAAATAGAATTTCTATTTTAGGAgagattttaatttaataaactggtcttgttttctgaaaaacaacTTGTAATGAAGAACAGAACAACGCCACTTAGGCTGTAAATTCATCAACGCAAAGGCTTTTTTAAATTGCAGAACCTAGCACAAGAAGGCCCTGGTTTGTCCTCCCAGGAATGCAACACCAATAAATAACCATGTGGTGAGTTCCCAATCCCAGATTCTTTACTGTTGCTCAAGACGCCACAAAGGTTATGCGGAGTTTGCATGGCAGAGGATTCCTTCCCTGCAGATAACTGCGACCACGCGCCGGCACTGCCAGATGCTGCTCAACAGTCGTTGCACCCACCCAAACCTGGTGGCAGTCGTGGCAGATACTGGTGCGGCCAGACGCAGCGAATGGGCAGGCACATCCTGGAATGGGCTCCTTTTCCTTAAGGAAAACATCAACACTGACAAATACACTTGAGAAAGTAATTTTAACGTAGTGCAAGCGCATTTACTGCAGGTCTGCAGTGGAGCAGGGCAGCgctttggctgctgctgctcgccCGAGCCCTGCGCCCAGCAGCACTCGCTGAGAGCCGAGCCCCGCTCCACGCTGCGCACTGGACCGTAACTGGGCACAAACCCTTCTTCCCCGTGGACTCCATCCCCCGTGGGCTCTGGGTGGGGACGTGGGACCATCCACCGACCCTGCCTGCCGCTCCTCCAAACAGGCGAGGGCAAgccccctgcctggccccgccGCTGCCAGAAAGCCTCCACGCGCCGGTGGTCTCAGCGCTTCGGACTCCCTGTCCCCACGCCAGCCACAGACGTCAGCTGGGTTTAACACACATAAATGCCAAAAAAAGTCCACGGTTAAAGATTTAGCTCAAAGTCCTGTGCCACTCTGCAcgggagaggaaggagagcttTTGCAAGAACTCACAAAACAGAAGCTGCCAAATGCCCGAGCAGGCTGGTAAAGGAAAGCAGTCACTGCCTCAGCACCGTCAGGATTAGGCTGCCCGACGCCGGGCTCTGGACCAGGGTGAGCGGTGCCGAGCTCTTGGGGCTGTCACTCGGGGGATGCTCAGGGCACCTGGATGCTTGCTGGACGTATTTGTTGCTTTTGGAGTAGCTATCAGAGGCAAAATGACTGGGAAAGCACAAAGATGTCCTCTGGGGACACGCAACAAATAAAAGCAAACGAAGCTAAAGCGTAGCAGTGcaccgctccttcctcctcctgcccatggCCCCGGACTACCGAGATCGGTTGATTATTTCTAGAGCTTCCACAAAAGTAACTTTTGCAAGCGGTTGTTATTGCACAAGGATCTGCACCTCTACTGGGAGAGCGTTGCACAAATCGAGATGACGAAAATGACTCCTCTGCATCGAGCTCTTCTGGAGAACACAGACTGCCTCGGGCTTTAGACGCTGCTGGAGACACAGGACAAAATGTCTTGAGGCTCATGCAGCCCAGCAGTGTCTCCAAGAGCGGTCACTATCAGCTCCTCAGGGGAAGGCAACGGAAGTGCTCGGGGCTGATGGCATCACTTCAACCACATTCTTGCAGATTATTTCAAAGATTTCCAGTA
Proteins encoded in this window:
- the LOC142361146 gene encoding uncharacterized protein LOC142361146 isoform X3, giving the protein MVPRPHPEPTGDGVHGEEGFVPSYGPVRSVERGSALSECCWAQGSGEQQQPKRCPAPLQTCSKCACTTLKLLSQVYLSVLMFSLRKRSPFQDVPAHSLRLAAPVSATTATRFGAWEEKLKCELTCHAGHGRNCAESDGGLPGSQALWGAGCSVCVFQRWLPCAQEIICLSGHQCSCQGLAVPSLQSFQLFPLHAADTGTKQKVSPGAHRSMT
- the LOC142361146 gene encoding uncharacterized protein LOC142361146 isoform X2; protein product: MVPRPHPEPTGDGVHGEEGFVPSYGPVRSVERGSALSECCWAQGSGEQQQPKRCPAPLQTCSKCACTTLKLLSQVYLSVLMFSLRKRSPFQDVPAHSLRLAAPVSATTATRFGAWEEKLKCELTCHAGHGRNCAESDGGLPGSQALWGAGCSVCVFQRWLPCAQEIICLSGHQCSCQGLAVPSLQSFQLFPLHAADTGTKQCLYRVLFSVEGITRCT
- the LOC142361146 gene encoding uncharacterized protein LOC142361146 isoform X4, producing MVPRPHPEPTGDGVHGEEGFVPSYGPVRSVERGSALSECCWAQGSGEQQQPKRCPAPLQTCSKCACTTLKLLSQVYLSVLMFSLRKRSPFQDVPAHSLRLAAPVSATTATRFGAWEEKLKCELTCHAGHGRNCAESDGGLPGSQALWGAGCSVCVFQRWLPCAQEIICLSGHQCSCQGLAVPSLQSFQLFPLHAADTGTKQ
- the LOC142361146 gene encoding uncharacterized protein LOC142361146 isoform X1 translates to MVPRPHPEPTGDGVHGEEGFVPSYGPVRSVERGSALSECCWAQGSGEQQQPKRCPAPLQTCSKCACTTLKLLSQVYLSVLMFSLRKRSPFQDVPAHSLRLAAPVSATTATRFGAWEEKLKCELTCHAGHGRNCAESDGGLPGSQALWGAGCSVCVFQRWLPCAQEIICLSGHQCSCQGLAVPSLQSFQLFPLHAADTGTKQRKALLWAPTLRALSPNKNLLQSKKAVAVRML